In the Telopea speciosissima isolate NSW1024214 ecotype Mountain lineage chromosome 6, Tspe_v1, whole genome shotgun sequence genome, TAATTTTTCGATCTCTTTCTCTCACAAGAATGCTACTCAGCGTCGAAATGTCAAAGTTTTTGCCGGTCGGAGCAAGAAGCAACCTGGAGGTCCCTCCACCGGCCGAATCGAAGGCGGCGCAGAGCTCCGGCGAGAAGCCAAGAGGAACGCTCGTAAGAAAAGCAAGAGAATTGCTGAAAACCTGTTCTACCGcctaaaaaaccctaatcgTAACCATGCAGATAGTTTCTCAGAGGAAGAGCTTCAAATGATCGGTCTTGGTTATGACCGCATGGTTCGGTTCATGGAGAAGGATGACCCTAATCTGCGGCATCCTTACGATTGGTACAAGTACGGCCAGTATGGTCCGTACTCGTGGCGTGGGGTCGTCGTCGGTGATCCTATCCCTGGTCGGATCTCTGATGAGTGCGTTTCCCTGATTGGAGAAGTTCGGGATCAGGAAGAATGGGAGAAGATCGAACAGTTCGACATGGCGAACGATTTTTCTCGGAGATTGAAAGCCTTGGATAGATCAATTGGGTTCAGGTATTTCTGGGTTTTTGTTCGGCATCCCAGTTGGAGAATCACAGAACAGCCATGGCAGCAGTGGACTCTGATATCCGAGGTCGTTCTGGAAGCCGGGAAACAGAGATTAGACAAGTGGAAATTAATGGGCCGACTCGGAAACAGAGCTAGATCTCTGATCACACAGTGCGCAGCGTGGATGCGGCCGGATATCATCTATGTTAAGAGGCCAGTGTATCAGTGCAGGTTCGAACCGCAAGACAATTATTTTAGGGCTTTAGGACCTCTGCTCGACCCGAGCAGCGAACAGGACTACCTCTTCGAATTGAGAAGTGAAGACGGTAGGGTTGAGCTGTGCACTTACTTTGGTGGGCTGTGTAAGATTGTTAAGGTAAACCCAAAGGCATTCGTGGACGATGTGGTGAAAGCTTATGAGAAGCTGAGCGACGAGGGGAAGTCGAAATGCTTGGAGTTTTTGTTGTCGAACCATCCCGTCCACCTCTTGCATCCTTACACCATGGAATGGAAAGAGAAACTGGAGGAGATGGAGTTGGGTTGTGATGCTccagatgaagatgaagacgTTGTAGGTGAAACAGAGGTCACTGAGTGGATTGAAGATGATAAcgacgatgatgatgacgaggaggaggaggagcaagaTGAAGAGGTAGTTATGGACATGGAAGAAGGGGACGAGGATGCATTGGGGATTAAAGAAGAAACATCGAGTGCGGAAGAGAATGAGAAGTACTGGGATGAAGAGTTCAAGAAGGCGGTTAGAAGCCCCGAGGCAATGGAAAATCTGGTTAAGCAAAGCGTAGAAGTGTCAACGGAGTTCTATAAGAAACAACTGAGAGCTCTGGAGGAgcagaggaaggaggaggaggagaggagtGGGGAAGTGGAAACTGAGAAAACGACGGAGAGATTGGGGAGAGTGAAGGTGAGTGAAGAAGAGTGGAAGTATTTGGGTTATGGTCCCTGGAGAAAGAGGGTTAAGAAGAGTAAGATCCCACCTGAGCAATTCTTGCGGGTGGCAGTTCGTCCCTTCACATACCGAAATCTGGTGAAGGAGATAGTTTTGACCAGACACGGGATTCTGGATGGAGAGATCGATGGGAGCGGCTGACGAAGCTTGGTCCATGGCTAACTGCAGTAGGGAAGCCATGGCGTTTCCATCGTGTGGCGATCGAGATGGGTCTTTGAATTACTGGCGTTGTGATGAAGATAATGTCTGGATCATTCTCCTCCTTTGATAGACTCATATTTAATGAAAGGGTTCCATTTCCAGACTTCCACATTGTTTATGATAGTACAAAGACCAACACTAATTTGTTGCCCAAAAAGGAACAAATTGCAGATCTTAAGCTCTGTGCGTCGGTACCGACTATCAAGCAAAAATGTAATAACATTCAATATAACAGATATTTACatagattaattaattaaggatATAAACCCTGATTTGGCACTGTTACATGCTGGATAATAGGATGTGTTGATGTGTTGAAACGCACATAtgtgtgcatgcatgattgtaGGGCGAGAATAGTTATCTGCATTCGGTTCACCTTAGTAGAAGTTGTTATAGTTAAATAATACGTGGTAGGAGTTTAAATTAGTTATTATCACCAAGTAGGAGAGTGGTGTATGcaataattatcaccttcaatttacgggcacctccaattcctctaatagaggggagtGGATctcaccttgggcagtgttttcgggcatgGGATGaagtggtcatttctgcccccatgtgaggaattggaggggataatgattCGTGGTGTATGTGGTTAGAGTCATGGTAGCTCATTAAACATGGGTTATTCTatggttgtaattttttatttataccgAAGAAGTAAAGCTAGAATCATCATTGGCAATTATAAAAAATTCTCCTTGTGAGATGAGGTGTGACTTCCTCAATTAAGCCTTATCTCTCCAAAAATCTCTCTACTTTCTTGTCCATTTCTCATGCCATCAATATAGGTAGATGTACCCAACTCGGGTACATAcaagcttggtatcagagccagcaGATGGACCAACGTGTGGAGAAACTCGAAGATGAAGTTAGCACTCTCAATGAGGGATAACTACGTATTCTCCACGAACAACAACAAATTCTTTCTAAACTTAATGATCTCTTCGAGCAGCTCAAGGCACCTTAGCCGCCGCCTCCTCAATCCGAGGTGGGTGAGAACTCAAGAGCTCGATTCCAAGAAGAGCCACCGTCGATTCACAATCCGGCTCCACAAACAGTGACCCGCCAACAAACCTTCACTCCAAAACTGGTGAAGCTCAACTTTCCACATTAAAATGGAGATGAAAACACTACCAGTTGGATATGTCGAGTTGAACAGTTCTTTCGGTTCCATTAAACACGGAAGAAGAACAAGCGACACTGGCTTCTTTTCATTTAGAGGAAGATGCTCAACTTTGGTACCAACTCTTCAGATAAGACGAGGTTGACTTGTCATGGCAGGTGTTTTGTGAAGGATTGCATGCACGTTTTGGACCAACTCAATTCCAagcttttttgggggggagtTGGCCAAACTGCAACAATTTGGTACAGTACGAGATTATCAAACTAGATTCCAAAAGCTGCTCTCAAAAATGGGATATCTAACCCCAATCCACTAGGTGAGTTGTTTTGTCTTTGGCCTCAAGGACAATATAAAAGCCGATGTGTTGGTTGGGAGACCCACTACACTCGCAACAGCCATCGGGATTGGCCAGGCTGTATGAAGCTCACTTGAGGGAACGAACATTCCACCAATTACTCAAGATTCAAGTCTTCCTATTCATCGATTCACTTCAATGGAGATGCAAGAGACACGTATGAAAGGGTTATGTCATAATTCCAAGAACAATTTGCTCCAAGTCACCGTCGTAAGAAGCTATTTTTAATTGAAGGAGATTATCAAGATGAAAATAATTCCGAAGTTATCATGAAGTAATTTCCAGATTTGGGCATTGAGGACAAGCCCAATCTTAAGGGGGGAGGGATGTTACGTGTTGGATAATAGGATGTGTTGATGTGTTGATGTGTTGATGTGTTGAAATGCACATATGTGCGCATGCATGATTGTAGGGCAGGAATAGTTATGTGCATTAGGTTCACCTTAGTAGAAGTTATAGTTAAATAATGTCGTAGGAGTTTAAATTAGCTATTATCACTAAGTAGGAGAGTGGTGTACGTGGTTAGGAGTTTTATTAGTTATAGTAACTGATTAGAGATGGGTTATTGTATGAGTTTTAAATCCTTATTTATTTGGGAAGAAGTAAAGCAAGAGTTATCATCCTCATCTCTctactttctttttcatttttttttaagtaaaatgTAATGAAAAATTACTTCTACAAAGAAGGATCCATAACTTCTATTCAAGCAGGCGGATGATTTATCCCCCGTGTAATATCTCGTTGACTAGCATAGAGCAGCGCACAAGGACTGCTTACAAGGAGCAATGGGAGGCCTTGGAACCATCACTGCCTTGTAGTGGTGATGTACCTGTGGATAATCCTTTTGCCTTTCACCCTCCACACCCCCTGAAAAAAATTTAAGTCTTGTGTTTAGAATGCATTGTCAGAATAAATTTTGGATCTAGAACACATTCTAAAATccgattcttctctattttcttgctttaaaatgcattctagactcAGAATCTATTCCGAGTATGTAATACCAAACACAGCATAACACTTGGGAACTGTCCTAGTTTCATACTCACTACCAACATTCTTGTACTCCGTTCAACTTCCAAGTTGACTGTGCTTTACTACTTTGATCCCGATTACTGCTATTCCAGATTGGCAATCCAACCTGGCTTTCTAAGGTTCAGGCAGAATTTTGCCGGCTGATCTGAAAAGGAATCGGATCACAATTGGCTGGACTCGATTCAGATCCCAATTCCTCGTTTAAAACCATGATTggataaaacacccaaaaaaagtgTGAAATTGGATATAACCTATATCCTAGTAAACACTGCCACTAGCTTTCTTTAGATCCTTCAACAATTAAATCAGTAATAATACATTGTCAGATGCTGAATATTCCCTCTTTGTTGAAGTCACAACCAACTTCTATCACCACCAGGTGGAACAAATAAAGGTTACTGTGTAGAAAATCAGAGAGTTTATCACCACAGAAATTGCAATCTAAGGCTGTCACAGTCATTAAGATCATTTGGGGAAAAGGAACCATCTTAATCATCCGATTGATAACAATAAATAAGTTTATCCCCAAGTAAATCTGCTAACTTACCAGCTCGGAGATTTACATGCAGTGACAAGCATCATAAGACTTGGCTTGTTGGTCCTTACATGAGGCAGCACCAATACTAATAGTTGAAAATCTCAAAGGCAGTTAGTATGGGACACGATTTTGTCTGGAGCCA is a window encoding:
- the LOC122664897 gene encoding uncharacterized protein LOC122664897, whose amino-acid sequence is MLVHDFSLPKTLNPSLHSFQWKTLKRLPDPHSKTFLTQIPSKTSPRNLSIQGISHKNATQRRNVKVFAGRSKKQPGGPSTGRIEGGAELRREAKRNARKKSKRIAENLFYRLKNPNRNHADSFSEEELQMIGLGYDRMVRFMEKDDPNLRHPYDWYKYGQYGPYSWRGVVVGDPIPGRISDECVSLIGEVRDQEEWEKIEQFDMANDFSRRLKALDRSIGFRYFWVFVRHPSWRITEQPWQQWTLISEVVLEAGKQRLDKWKLMGRLGNRARSLITQCAAWMRPDIIYVKRPVYQCRFEPQDNYFRALGPLLDPSSEQDYLFELRSEDGRVELCTYFGGLCKIVKVNPKAFVDDVVKAYEKLSDEGKSKCLEFLLSNHPVHLLHPYTMEWKEKLEEMELGCDAPDEDEDVVGETEVTEWIEDDNDDDDDEEEEEQDEEVVMDMEEGDEDALGIKEETSSAEENEKYWDEEFKKAVRSPEAMENLVKQSVEVSTEFYKKQLRALEEQRKEEEERSGEVETEKTTERLGRVKVSEEEWKYLGYGPWRKRVKKSKIPPEQFLRVAVRPFTYRNLVKEIVLTRHGILDGEIDGSG